A single Gambusia affinis linkage group LG20, SWU_Gaff_1.0, whole genome shotgun sequence DNA region contains:
- the sh3bp1 gene encoding SH3 domain-binding protein 1: MLRQSLSILKQFGSAARSQDATDLLHQDLVQVEQRVEPAKKAAQVLHKKLQACMQSPVGLEAERRMKKLPLMLLSISMAESLKDFDAQSSIRRVLEMCCFMEKMLATMLADFELTVEKEVLEPLNKLSEEDLPEILKNKKQFAKLTTDWNNARVRSQASSGPQAKQDGLREEVEEAWRKLESIKDQYSADLYHFATKEDDYANYFIRLLELQADYHKKSHEFLDRNISELKENHSQKDPAVGLSSLKVYGEPLLSHLSQSGRAIAAPIQECIHMLLRTAMREEGLFRLAAAASVVKRLKTCLNQGAVDHADFSMDPHAVAGALKSYLRELPEPLMTFELYNDWFAAAGEKDLNVKLEKFRELLQKLPPENYNNLRYLVQFLFLLSEQQAVNKMTPSNIAIVLGPNLLWPRAEGEAALFDMAAASSVQVVMVIEPLIQFSSSLFPEAVDFEIPELPDVSDAPAPAAQTFFSEKDRLSRTVSSSSSTSSCSSFHLPLSKTNSTASQDSGSVFRAKSGSVGSRSGTTTWGSPASDPAEANQNAASSSSSESSTAPAPAPRPSCGSGSTADRIPTPSPRATAPSPAAPMRNLTQRQSLDQTQLEPILEAPPDSPKAILTISSPYKPKRTFNLTKTSQTSEPVGSVQFSKPKAPDPPKAQAPPPMTSAPAAAATPMPGPPPTSVKKPPPKKGGVRAPSCPPPLPPPSQPKPFPSVAQ, translated from the exons GTCGCAGGATGCCACTGATCTCCTACATCAGGATCTGGTGCAG GTGGAGCAGCGGGTGGAGCCGGCCAAGAAGGCGGCGCAGGTCCTGCATAAGAAGCTGCAGGCCTGCATGCAGAGTCCTGTAGGACTGGAGGCCGAACGGAGAATG aAGAAACTTCCTCTGATGCTGCTGTCCATCAGCATGGCGGAGAGCCTGAAGGACTTTGATGCTCAGTCCTCCATCAG GCGGGTGCTGGAGATGTGCTGCTTCATGGAGAAGATGCTGGCCACCATGTTGGCCGACTTCGAGCTGACGGTGGAGAAGGAAGTCCTGGAGCCGCTCAACAAGCTGAGCGAG gaGGATTTACCTGAAATCCTGAAGAACAAGAAGCAGTTTGCGAAGCTCACTACAGACTGGAACAACGCGCGGGTCAG GAGCCAGGCGAGCAGCGGGCCGCAGGCCAAGCAGGACGgactcagggaggaggtggaagaagcctggaggaagctggagagcATCAAG GACCAGTACTCTGCAGACCTGTATCACTTTGCCACTAAAGAAGATGACTATGCTAACTACTTCATCCGT CTTCTGGAACTGCAGGCGGATTATCACAAGAAATCCCACGAGTTCCTGGACAGAAACATCAGCGAGCTCAAAGAGAACCACAGCCAGAAAG ATCCGGCGGTGGGTCTCTCCAGCCTGAAGGTTTACGGCGAGCCGCTGCTGTCTCATTTGAGCCAGAGCGGCAGGGCGATCGCGGCGCCCATCCAGGAGTGCATCCACATGCTGCTGAGGACGGCCATGAGGGAGGAG GGCCTGTTTCGTCTGGCGGCCGCCGCCTCGGTGGTGAAGCGGCTGAAAACCTGCCTGAACCAGGGAGCGGTGGACCACGCCGACTTCAGCATGGACCCCCACGCCGTCGCAG GAGCCTTGAAGTCTTACCTCCGGGAACTCCCTGAACCCCTGATGACCTTTGAACTGTACAATGATTGGTTTGCAGCTGCAGG AGAAAAAGATCTGAATGTGAAGCTGGAGAAGTTCagggagctgctgcagaaactaCCGCCAGAAAACTACAACAACCTCAG GTACCTGGTCCAGTTCCTGTTCCTGCTGTCGGAGCAGCAGGCCGTCAACAAGATGACTCCCAGCAACATCGCCATCGTCCTGGGCCCCAACCTGCTGTGGCCGCGCGCTGAAGG GGAAGCTGCTCTGTTCGACATGGCTGCAGCATCTTCGGTCCAGGTGGTGATGGTCATCGAGCCGCTAATTCAGTTCAGCTCCAGTCTCTTCCCAGAAG CTGTTGACTTTGAGATCCCTGAGCTTCCTGACGTCTCAGACGCTCCAGCTCCTGCTGCCCAGACCTTCTTCTCAGAGAAGGACCGACTGAGCAGAACCGTGTCCTCCTCTTCGTCCAcgtcctcctgctcctccttccACCTCCCCCTGTCCAAAACAAACAG CACGGCTTCTCAGGACAGCGGCTCCGTCTTCCGGGCTAAATCCGGTTCTGTTGGCAGCCGCAGCGGCACCACCACCTGGGGAAGCCCCGCCTCTGACCCGGCAGAGGCCAATCAGAACGCAGCATCCAGCAGTTCGTCCGAGTCCAGCacagctccagctccagctcccAGGCCGTCCTGTGGATCCGGATCCACTGCGGACCGGATCCCGACTCCGTCTCCCAGGGCGACGGCGCCAAGCCCGGCCGCGCCGATGAGGAATCTCACCCAGCGGCAGAGTTTGGACCAGACCCAGCTGGAGCCCATTCTGGAGGCGCCGCCTGATTCTCCCAAGGCGATTCTGACGATATCATCACCGTACAAAC cGAAGCGAACCTTCAACCTGACCAAAACCAGTCAGACCAGTGAGCCGGTGGGATCGGTCCAGTTCTCCAAACCCAAAGCACCGGACCCGCCCAAGGCTCAGGCTCCGCCCCCTATGACCTCAGCCCCGGCCGCTGCCGCCACGCCGATGCCGGGCCCTCCGCCCACCAGCGTGAAAAAGCCTCCACCAAAAAAGGGCGGAGTCAGAGCGCCGAGCTGCCCGCCGCCTCTCCCTCCGCCGTCGCAGCCCAAACCGTTTCCCTCCGTGGCGCAGTGA
- the cdc42ep1a gene encoding cdc42 effector protein 1 — MNLQEKLSGLKGLVSPGRRRHKGDLTADMISPPLGDFRHTMHVGRGGDVFGDTSFLSNHGGSANSGNGDVDSVASPDSKIGAFFSRTLRHIRRGSDNRPRDAAKELSPPPPAVSPIIKNAISLPRLDVDAPNGSPTARALFPGSPPDREKSSYGPESGFVTLPRLSRLERQQPSISSSVQRGSLTDQTDAILSTCSTAIMTSEPKRTTRSAYSDSLPSLTSLDTFTFDLGPSLMSEVFGLIDGRPEESAAVWRTGEAESACGSDGSATVSFVDSLLREDGGGGTSPHQSEEENAVRGFSGEVPDVLLGSAERVGVRMESERFQSATDVLARHYGVGLLKGQNKMEELRSQPRKKISYSFMDDEDEIKV; from the exons ATGAATCTTCAGGAGAAGCTGTCCGGCCTAAAGGGCCTGGTGTCCCCCGGCCGGCGGCGCCATAAAGGCGACCTGACGGCGGATATGATCAGCCCTCCGCTGGGCGACTTCCGCCACACCATGCACGTGGGACGCGGCGGCGACGTCTTCGGAGACACGTCCTTCCTGAGCAACCACGGCGGGTCGGCCAACAGCGGCAACGGCGACGTCGACTCCGTCGCCTCACCCGACAGCAAGATCGGCGCGTTTTTCTCCAGGACGCTGCGTCACATCCGGCGGGGCTCGGACAACCGACCCCGGGACGCAGCGAAGGAGCTGTCGCCGCCGCCGCCCGCCGTGTCGCCCATCATCAAGAACGCCATCTCCCTCCCGCGGCTGGACGTCGACGCACCCAACGGGAGTCCCACCGCCAGGGCGCTGTTCCCCGGATCCCCGCCGGACCGGGAGAAGAGCTCCTACG GTCCGGAGTCCGGGTTCGTCACTCTGCCTCGTCTGTCCCGGTTGGAGCGCCAGCAGCCGTCCATCTCCTCCAGCGTTCAGCGCGGCTCTCTCACTGATCAGACCGACGCCATCTTGTCCACCTGCTCCACCGCCATCATGACCTCTGAACCCAAACGGACGACCCGCAGTGCGTACTCCGACTCCTTGCCCTCCCTCACCTCCCTGGACACCTTCACCTTTGACCTCGGCCCGTCCCTGATGAGCGAAGTGTTTGGCCTGATCGACGGGCGCCCAGAGGAGAGCGCCGCCGTGTGGCGGACGGGCGAGGCGGAGTCGGCGTGCGGGTCGGACGGTTCTGCCACCGTGTCCTTCGTGGACTCGTTGCTGCGGGAGGACGGCGGTGGCGGGACGAGTCCTCACCAGAGTGAGGAGGAAAACGCGGTGAGGGGATTCTCCGGGGAAGTACCGGACGTGCTGCTGGGTTCTGCTGAGCGGGTCGGGGTCCGGATGGAGAGCGAGCGGTTTCAGAGCGCTACTGACGTGCTAGCACGCCACTATGGCGTCGGCCTCTTAAAAGGACAGAACAAGATGGAGGAGCTCCGGAGTCAACCCAGGAAGAAAATATCCTACAGCTTCATGGACGATGAGGACGAAATCAAAGTCTGA